The stretch of DNA TTTTGTATGATGCAGCCTTGGTTTCCAGTGGTTTTACGGTGAGCTCAtgcttaatattattattatttttatgaatgtcATTTAAGTTTCCTTCGTGAAGTCCTTAAGTCGTATCTTTTGATTCGTGTTGGTGTGCAGCCTGATAATCCAGCACAACTTGGAGGGAAGATATACGAGATGATGGGTATGGCTCTCACAGGTAAATGGTCGACAAATGATCAGTTCCAGTCCACTGTAACGCAGCCCCATATCCCAGAAACTGTAGAAGCTGAGGTTGTCGAACCTACTGAGGCTGGCGGTCAGAAGTGAGAGGATAGTCATGatgacatttttgttttttccccTTCCCTTCTGCTCACGGGTGAAGTTGTGTTCTTGAAGAACATGGGTGTTGGTAGTAACCATTTATAGATATCATGAGGAATTGTGTGGCAATGCTATATCTGGAAGCACGTATAATTTCATCCTTTCGATTGTTTAGTTAGTCAAAAAAATCCAGCATTGCCGagtatcatattttaattagcttttcttttgttttgggATAAAGAAACGATATTAATTTAGATAAAGATTTCTTACGGCAGCATCTGACATAAGAATGACTGCCATAGAACAGTTGCTGCTGTGCTCTGATACCTGCGCGGTGGTCCATTATTAGATTGGGTTGTGGGGGCTGCCAACTAGGCACAATTTaagttacaatttttttctgaagATAAGGCGTTGTCTTTTTGGTCAATGCATTGTCGTTTTCAACACCCAAAATAAATTGAATGATGAACACTTAGTACGGTAATGTGATGTGATTGAACATTTTATAATTCAGGACAAATTTTCggtgtaatttaaaaataatagattttaaataaattcagGTATGGATAAAAAATACTAGCTTCTTGAAGGAAGGTGTGTTTTAAATTActtgagttaaaaataattagctgaaattatttgaaaaaaatgtatttattctGTAAATTTTTCAATTACTTAAAGTGCTACTTAAACTATGTTATTGTCATTATATCCTTTTTACTACCGGATATTTAAACGGAAATATATAAGTTCAACGGAGAAGCACATTAGCATTTAAATGGacgtatttaattattttaacaaaccATGCAATAAGTTGGCGTTCCACTCATTGGTTGTGGTCACTAAGCCATATGGAAATAGTGCTAACAGAACACTCCAAGTCTCTTCACACTTTCTTTTTAACATCTATTTACTGTTTGTTAAAATCCATGTAGGTCCTACTACTTTAGGGATGAAACTCACCGAATGAGAAATGAGACCCATTAGGACCCGTATAAATTGTACTCAACagaagagagaatgagaaatgaGTTTATTGGTAGTATTTATCATTACGTAGTATTGGCATCCTTATGGCACACTGCAATTCATTGGTAAGTAAGCTGTATAGACAAATATGAACACCCAATAGGTTGAATGAGTTGTTGGCTCGATGGTTTGCAGGACACCCAATTTGATTGAAGATGCTATTCAGTTCATGATAAATAAACTCAACATATGTTACGTGCACTTCAATGTCATATCAAAGATTCCCTGCAGGGCACaacacaaatattcaaatttagtAAAGGGTGATGGTGCAAAAGACTGTAGCTATGCATAGGGTTATGCTATTTAATTTAATGGGTAAAAGTCACAGTGGAAGCACAGATGCATTTGACACACAGGACTGGAAAAAACAGTTAGCCTTGCTGAATAGATACGGAAGCATTCAGTGGGACTGAAGATTCAAAATCAAAGCGTTAAAAAGAATGAATTAGGGTTGGATATAACACTGCCATTTGCCGCAGTGGCAAGTTGATCGTGACGATGCTGCAAAGAGCACATAAGGAATTGAGAGAATgagaaattagaaagaaaagtaATTCTTTTGGAAAGTAATGATAGAGTAACAATTACCCCCCCCAGAAGAAATATTACTCCGATAAAACTCACTTCCTTAAAAAAATCTACCTTCAAAATTCTCCCACTTCTTACCCTCAAACAACAAACCCCAATAGTTATTGGGGCAatcatttataaactaaaaattttagtcTTCCTGAAATGAAATTACAAACAACAGTGTAATTAACACCAGATGCATATAAGTACAATTGAAACTGATGATAAAATTAAGTGACATGCAGACTCAAATTTTTCGATGCTCGGAGATTCACCTATGCTGATGAGATTGAAAACCAACAAAGTAATAATCATAAAAACTGAAACAAAAAGTACTTCAATATGAGACAGAAAATAAGGAACAAGTTCCTATGAACAGAACAAAGCAGGGTGTTCGACAAAATTTATCAAGATATCGAATACCATTTGAATGATGGACATCCTCTTTGGTCAAAAGATGCCTTTTGCAATTATATTATTGCCTGTTGATACAGTATAGCATGGCTTTTACGGTACCTACGATGAATTTGAAAATGTGGGTGAGTGAGATACATTTCAGACTACAGAACTCAGTTTACATAGGCTTCTATCTTAAAGTGAATTTTAGGCACAGTAAGTAGATATAGGAAGTATTGAATCTATGCTTTAGATGAATCTACGCTTACCTGCTTAAGTTCTCAAATAAAATCTTTCTGAGCGAGGATCACCATGGAAAATGCTGAGTAAAAGTGTTGAATCACAAATatccatgctagcattcaatcAACTTAATGCCTGTTGGTAAAAATTCGGGTAAGGCGTGTCAATGATATAAAGTTTATTCAAGGGAAAATCAATTAGCGATAAGCAAACCTTGGGACTTACTATTGCAGAAAAGTAATTATATGAAGGCAAAAAGAACAAATGGTCTTCCTCAATAACACTGATACAAAACAGAATGCCTACCTCAACCCAGCTACACCCCTTTACTTTTAGACCAACGCAGAAGTAATACTTTCGCATAACAACACTCTCTAACTGCTTTGGATCCCACAAAACTTCTTTCTCACATTCTGCATCCACTTTGGTGGCATGAACTTATTCCTACTCTAGGTCCGATCCAAGATTGTCAAACTAAAGATCATACCCAAGATTGGAAGAAGGGAGGAAACATACAAATCATGGGATCGTAAATTAACTGAAAAGTTCTACTAAAACTAAGAAACTGAACTATAGGGAAAACGGGGGTGATACGAAGCACAAAAAACCTCTCGAATTTAGATTTATAGAGCCTCTGTTAATTTTCACAATGTTCCTTATTTTGCACAGTCTCAGCCCAACCTAACAAGCTAACTATCTCAACAATGACCAACACTAATAGACATATAACAATTGTCCATCACAAAAGTTGCGTAGACTCAAATACCAAGGAATGCTTATTAGATTACGCATTTCCTACTAAGCACAATAggacctacacatagaaaaggCATCAAAGAACAAGTTGCACAAATCGAAACATACCCAAGTTATTTTTGGAAGAAATCATCATGTTTTCCAACTTTTGAGCAGCCTTAGTCATCCCTTGGGTGTTGTATGCCTGGATCATGCAAGCGAAAGTGATGCTATCAGGTTCACATTTTCTTTCTCTCATGGCCATGAAAAACTCGCTCATCTTTTTTAGGTCACCAGCCTGCCCATAGGCGCTAATTATGCAATTAAAGAAGGGAGTATCCAACACTACATCAGAATTATCAACATGCCTCATGATTGACTCAACTTTGTCGATACGTCCAACTTTGCTATATGCACTGACAAGTGAGCAATAAGTAATAGAATTAGGCTTCACTCCAAGATGCTTCATTTTTAGAAAGTGTTGATCCATCTTCTCAATTTCTCCAGCTTTGCCAAACACCTCAATGACAGTATTATATGTGACAATTGTTGGAGTGAAAAACCTTCTCTCCATGAAATCCATGACAGTCTTCATCTTCTTATACATGCCAGCTTTGCCATAGGACTTTATCATCAAATTGAATGTCGTTAAGTCTGGTTTTATGCCCATTAGCTGAAATTCATCATACCACTTCTCCATCTTATCAATTTGCCCATCCTTTCCAAGTGCCCCAACAAAAGAATTCAGCGTGAAAACATCTGGGTGGCAGTTGCCATTTTCAATCATATCATTCAATGTATTATCCATCTGTTCAAACATGCCAGCCTTACCATAACCATCAATTATGGAATTATACGTCACAGAGTTACATTGGATGCCCAGAAATGACATCTCCGCAAGGACATGTTCAATCAAATCAAAACGACGAAATTTTGCACAACAACTGACAAGAAtagaatatgtatatatatctgGTTCGCAGTCAACAACCGATTTCATATCTTCAATAGTAGAAAGTGCCTGATCAAGGAGACCACTATGACCGTAAGCACTTACAAGAGCAGTGTAGACATCAACAGTAGGTTTAAGCCCTTCAGAATACATGATCTCAAAGAGATGGGAAGCCTCTTCAGGCTGTCTGCACTTGCCAAGCATCATCAACAGTTTTGCATATGTTTGGCATCGTGGTTCATACCAGCATTGCTTTCGAAGAAGTGCAAAAATCTGCAAAAGGAAATAGGTTGTACTTCAGACACACCTGAACACAAATATTAATCTTAAAAATCAATTGCAGTCACGTTCCCCGACCTAAACAAATCTACTCAGGTCGTACATTCATAGACCAGgaaatatttcaaattcaaatcagCCCTAGGTTTTTTGCAGAAGAAATATGTGATTGCATGAAGGCCAAATGAATCAGGTCAACGACTGAATCAAGATTTGTCGCTCAAAAATTAAGATTTACATAATTCTCCAAGTCATGCCCATTGGAAAAATTTCAGTCacattcaaaatgaaaagttaagCAGTAAATACAAAGCATCACATGATATTGTTCGAATTTAAACACCTGGCAAGATTTCCAGAACATCACACTTTACACACTACTCTCATCTGTCCACAAAAACCAACAGTAGCAACTCCAAAATTTCATAACCCCAAGAATAGCTCAATCTAGTCAGTATAACACAACTGACCATTGCATTGCACTCAATCCAAAAGTTAAAATTCTCAAAACATGTCAATGAATTAAAGGTAGATGAAACCATCATCCCCAATGATTATAAACTCGGTGAAAGGGCTAAATTATCCctaatttgattatttgaaTAACTCAGTGTCCACTTAAGGTGcttcattcaaaaaaaaaaaaaaaaaaaaaaaaaacaaatcaatctCCAACCAATGAAGATTGGTTCCAGTTCCGCAGAAAATCCCCTCATCATGGAAGTGTGTAAATTTAGAACTGAACAGCatctaaaacaaaaattgtgtTTGCCTCAAGAGCGGATTGCCAACGACGGCGTTTGATGGCGTCATCTAGGGCTTCGAGAAGGGCCTTGGGCCAGAGCTGTTTATGGGAGTTGGACTTGGCCTTGTTCTGAACGCCTCTAATGGCAGCTTCGGTTCGGAGAATGCGCGACAACTCCTTCTTCGGCTCTTTCACCAGCCCCGCACTCCCTGCTTTCGCCCTCCGCTTCAACGACTCCACGTGAAAACGACGCCGTGTCTTTGGAAGGGCCTTGTCGGTTGCAGGAGCGAAGGGTGTGGCGGAGGTGACACCGGACGACCATGTCAAGTTCATTGCAGACCCACGCAACAACCAGAGGACTCACATcttttgtgataaaaaaataaaaaatgattattataatgtatattaaaattaaaaaataatattaataaaataattatttaaattttaaaattttatttaaataataaaattgaaagataaaaaatttaatattatataaatatttaaattttcaatggttattatgatttaaatattcataaatatttattaaatattttagggagtttaatgtatttattaatactaaatatctataactatatataaaggggattccctcttttgtgtccacatttcataattccaattttaccctttataatttaattatttattaaatttttaaaaattaacggttacttttacaagtttttataaaattatttacttatctcttttttctttttttctcttactattcatcaacaattatttttctcttattttttccgtacattttattttattttttataaatatacttttattttgtttattaaattaataacattacaatattatcaattattaatataatttaaaaaatgcgtacacacaggcgcgatagcgcctgtgtttacactagtatttATAacgtaaataatattatataaatatttaaatttaaatgtaatatataatgtatattaatatttataataaatccGCATACATTATCGAGAAATGGTTTTGGAGATTGACCTGGCATAGTTTTGTCAAAACAAAAGATAACAGTGTTAACTTAACGCTCCTTGCAACCGCGTGGACCGGTCACCGTTAATAAATACCAGCCTCCTTCCCTTCCCACTCCCACTCACGGAGTCACAGTTCAAACGAAAAAATATCAGTTTGATTATTCTATTTCCGTTTCTCCTTCATTCGCCGTTTCACTCTTTTTCACCGTTTCTTCCCTCCTTTGACCTAACCCACCCCTCtccttgtgtttgtgttttgtgtgAAGAAGATACTTTACCTTCTCTTCCCCTCTCTCTGGtaattttcttctccttttcaatcaattgtttgttctttttttctttaagcatATATTTGTTTTGATTCTGTGAATTTCGATCCACCACGTTCAACGATTGAAAACATTCTTTGTAGCAATTTTGTTAGTCTGAATTTCATTGTCAACTTGTGCTGTGGGTCGTTTGAGTTTTCTCTTCATCGTATGATTTGATTATTTGATTACGAGCAAACTTGTCTGACATCAATTTTTCTGTTAGAGATTGATTGCATTTCTCTCCAGCTTCTTTTGTACTGGTTTTGCATAACAGTGATGGATTTTTGTTGTGATTATTGTGCGGGATACGATCATTTGCCTTTTTcgaatttatttgttttttgccATCAGTTTGTGGAAAAATTAGGGCCTGATTGATTACTAAATAGTTTGATATTTTTACTCTCTCCGATCTCTGGCTCTTGCTTTGGATGAAAGCCTGCACCTGTTGGCAGATTATGAATTTTCTCCAGTTCCTTTTACTGTAACAATGAATATGTGTAGTTGCTTACAAACTAAATCTTTTTTGTCGGGTATGGTCACTAGGTTTTAACAAAAACTGAAGCCTTTGCCGCAAAATCATGCACCCTCCACGACAGCAGTCACAAGGTGGTGAAGGACTACGAACTTCTCTGTCTCTAGTTTCTTCAGATCCACGCCTTTCCCTTGACGAGCCTAGATCAAACACTGGCAATCTCCGTGAATCTCCGACTGAAAGTGCCAGTTCTCGGGAAATTTGGCCTGTTGCTGCAGCAATAAAAAGGGAGAGTGATTGCCCTGATCAGGCAGTTATACGTCGTGTTTCTGGTTCTGACAAAATTACTCTTCATGACGTTGCAAGAGAACGAGTTGATATAATATGTGAAAAAATGGTTCATCTACCTTGCGAATTTCTTGACGAACTGAAAAACGAACTTCGAGTTATCCTTGAAGGAGGTAATGGCTCGCAACATAGAgaggaattttttattttgcagaAGCTTGTTCAGAGCAGATCTGATTTAACAACCAAGACATTGGCAAGAACACATCGTGTGCAGCTCGAAATCCTTGTTGCCATAAATACTGGAATTCAGGGATTTTTACATCCTAGCATCAATCTATCTCAGGCTTCATTGATTGAGATATTTCTATATAAGAGATGCAGAAACCTAGCTTGTGGGAGCCAGCTTCCTGCTGAAGATTGTACCTGTGAGACATGCACCAATGGAAATGGTTTCTGCAATCTTTGCATGTGTGTTATCTGCAGTAAGTTTGACTTTGAAGTAAATACATGCCGCTGGATTGGATGT from Vigna unguiculata cultivar IT97K-499-35 chromosome 8, ASM411807v1, whole genome shotgun sequence encodes:
- the LOC114195560 gene encoding pentatricopeptide repeat-containing protein At3g53170, with amino-acid sequence MNLTWSSGVTSATPFAPATDKALPKTRRRFHVESLKRRAKAGSAGLVKEPKKELSRILRTEAAIRGVQNKAKSNSHKQLWPKALLEALDDAIKRRRWQSALEIFALLRKQCWYEPRCQTYAKLLMMLGKCRQPEEASHLFEIMYSEGLKPTVDVYTALVSAYGHSGLLDQALSTIEDMKSVVDCEPDIYTYSILVSCCAKFRRFDLIEHVLAEMSFLGIQCNSVTYNSIIDGYGKAGMFEQMDNTLNDMIENGNCHPDVFTLNSFVGALGKDGQIDKMEKWYDEFQLMGIKPDLTTFNLMIKSYGKAGMYKKMKTVMDFMERRFFTPTIVTYNTVIEVFGKAGEIEKMDQHFLKMKHLGVKPNSITYCSLVSAYSKVGRIDKVESIMRHVDNSDVVLDTPFFNCIISAYGQAGDLKKMSEFFMAMRERKCEPDSITFACMIQAYNTQGMTKAAQKLENMMISSKNNLGIKLIEC